In Rhineura floridana isolate rRhiFlo1 chromosome 12, rRhiFlo1.hap2, whole genome shotgun sequence, a single window of DNA contains:
- the TEX12 gene encoding testis-expressed protein 12, whose amino-acid sequence MTSNTNESSENPQLSSFERTDLFLSESSQAVHKTEALEKVLNDTSKEINILLSKYANILSERATMDASYVEELEGILKEASSIEHHLKLKRENLRHRFAAIAGPLQSENGLSDK is encoded by the exons ATGACAAGTAACACG AATGAATCTTCAGAAAATCCACAGTTGTCTTCTTTTGAAAGAACAGATTTGTTCCTTTCTGAAAGCTCCCAGGCAGTTCATAAAACTGAAGCCCTGGAAAAAGTTTTAAATG ATACaagcaaagaaataaatattCTATTATCAAAATATGCTAACATTTTAAG tgaGAGAGCAACGATGGATGCCTCATATGTAGAGGAGCTTGAAGGAATTCTGAAAGAAGCTAGTTCTATAGAACATCATTTGAAGTTGAAAAGGGAGAATCTAAGGCACAGATTTGCTGCAATTGCAGGTCCTCTGCAAAGTGAAAATGGATTATCTGACAAATGA
- the BCO2 gene encoding carotenoid-cleaving dioxygenase, mitochondrial has translation MSAGLLLLRAGLGRPLGRGAVLLNKVLLTRPPVVCAAVEERHLARNIHTSPRSLVAESLMSSQKQQQGTFSNRKGLECLAPLFSSAEETPQAIPTKIEGHVPNWLKGKLLRNGPGKFEFGKDNYSHWFDGMALMHQFEIKDGVVKYKSKFLRSDSYVANSENNRIVVSEFGTLAMPDPCKTVFERFVSKFEMPRSTDNCNVNFVVYKGDYYVSTETNLMRKVDLETLETKEKVNWRKYVAVNGATAHPHYDPDGTAYNMGNSFGKHGTNYNIIRIPPQPSHPDESSLQGATVLCTIEPEEKMKPSYYHSFGMSENYVIFIEQPLKMNLWKFITARSLGKSILDVFSWDPQQSTRFHVVNKLTGQVLPAQYYSESFFSFHQINAFEDQGCIVLDLCCQDDGSAIGVYRLQNLHKAGDALDQMYNSVARTYPRRFVLPINVDPSAPVGQNLSPLSYTTARATKGADGKIWCTYESLHDENLEEAGGLEFPQINYSCCNGKKYRFFYGCGFGHMVGDSLIKIDVKTKEMKIWREDGMYPSEPVFVPEPNSAAEDRGIILSVVLTPKQNQGTFLLVLDAENFTELGRAEVPVQIPYGFHGMFVPCQ, from the exons TTGCAGAGAGCCTCATGTCGAGCCAGAAACAGCAGCAAGGCACTTTCAGTAACCGGAAGGGCTTGGAATGCCTTGCGCCATTATTCTCCAGTGCAGAAGAGACACCTCAGGCTATTCCAACGAAGATTGAAGGGCATGTCCCCAATTGGCTCAAGGGCAAACTGCTGAGGAATGGCCCAGGGAAGTTTGAATTTGGAAAAGATAA TTATAGCCACTGGTTTGATGGCATGGCCCTGATGCACCAGTTTGAGATCAAGGATGGAGTTGTGAAGTATAAAAGCAAGTTCCTAAGGAGTGACTCTTATGTGGCTAACAGCGAGAACAACCGGATCGTGGTCTCTGAGTTTGGAACCTTAGCCATGCCAGACCCTTGCAAGACTGTTTTTGAACGCTTTGTGTCAAAGTTCGAAATGCCAC GATCAACAGACAACTGCAACGTGAACTTTGTTGTCTACAAAGGTGACTATTACGTCAGCACAGAAACCAACTTAATGCGCAAGGTGGATCTGGAAACCCTAGAAACAAAGGAGAAG GTGAATTGGAGAAAGTACGTTGCAGTGAATGGAGCAACTGCCCACCCACACTATGATCCAGATGGGACAGCCTACAACATGGGCAACTCGTTTGGAAAACATG GCACCAACTACAATATCATCCGTATACCCCCACAGCCCTCTCACCCTGATGAATCCAGCCTGCAGGGCGCAACAGTGCTGTGCACTATTGAGCCAGAGGAAAAGATGAAGCCTTCCTATTATCACAGCTTTG GAATGAGTGAAAACTATGTGATCTTTATTGAGCAGCCCCTCAAAATGAACCTGTGGAAGTTTATCACAGCTAGGAGTCTTGGGAAGTCAATTCTGGATGTGTTCAGCTGGGACCCTCAGCAAAGCACCCGCTTTCATGTAGTGAACAAGCTCACGGGGCAG GTTCTGCCCGCGCAGTACTACAGTgagtctttcttttctttccatcAAATCAATGCCTTTGAAGATCAAGGATGCATCGTCCTTGATCTCTGCTGTCAAGATGATGGAAGCGCTATTGGTGTTTACCGGCTGCAAAACCTCCACAAGGCAGGTGATGCCCTGGACCAG ATGTATAATTCAGTGGCGAGGACGTATCCACGGCGCTTTGTTCTGCCCATTAATGTGGATCCCAGTGCACCCGTGGGACAGAATCTCAGCCCCTTGTCCTACACAACCGCAAGAGCCACGAAAGGGGCCGATGGGAAG ATCTGGTGCACATATGAAAGTCTACATGATGAGAACCTTGAGGAAGCAGGAGGTCTTGAATTTCCCCAAATTAATTATTCTTGTTGCAATGGGAAGAAATACCGTTTTTTCTATGGCTGTGGCTTTGGGCATATGGTTGGAGACTCATTGATTAAGATTGATGTAAAGACCAAGGAGATGAAG ATTTGGCGAGAGGATGGAATGTATCCTTCAGAACCTGTGTTTGTGCCAGAACCTAACTCTGCTGCAGAAGATCGTGGCATCATTCTGTCTGTCGTGCTTACACCCAAGCAG AATCAAGGTACCTTCCTGCTTGTTCTGGATGctgagaatttcactgaattgGGCCGAGCAGAAGTCCCTGTCCAGATCCCCTACGGTTTTCATGGCATGTTTGTTCCATGTCAATAG